One window of the Rosa rugosa chromosome 3, drRosRugo1.1, whole genome shotgun sequence genome contains the following:
- the LOC133736391 gene encoding protein TIC236, chloroplastic-like isoform X1 produces the protein MPFVVEGIDLDLRMRGFEFFSLVSSYPFDSPKPMHLKATGKIKFQGKVLKPFSISNGQEFGSERNKQQVNMTDTGKTDSLVGEVSISGLKLNQLMLVPQLAGSLSISRECIKLDATGRPDESLVVEFVGPLKPNSETNTQSRQLLSFFLQKGQLKANICFQPFHSASLDIRQLPLDELELASLRGTIQKAEIQLNLQKRRGHGLLSVLRPKFSGVLGEALDVAARWSGDVITVEKTVLEQSNSRYELQGEYVLPGSRDRNPAEKERGGLLKRAMAGNLGSVISSMGRWRMRLEVPRAEVAEMLPLARLVSRSTDPAVHSRSKYLFVQSLQSVGLYTESLKELLEVIRGHYTPLNEVILEDDLPGLTELRGSWHGSLDASGGGNGDTMAEFDFHGDDWEWGTYKTQRVLAVGAYSNDDGLRLEKIFIQKDNATVHADGTLLGPKTNLHFAVLNFPVSLVPTVIQVIESSATDDVQSLRQFLAPIRGILHMEGDLRGSLVKPECDVQVRLLDGAVGGIDLGRAETVASLTSTSRFLFNAKFEPIIQTGHVHIQGSIPVTFVQNNMLEEEDLEKDKSRATSWDHGWVKERGRGSSDDASEKKLPRERNEEGWDTGLAESLKGLNWNILDVGEVRIDADIKDGGMMMLTALSPYAKWLQGNADIMLQVRGTVEQPVLDGYASFHRASISSPVLWKPLTNFGGTVHVKSNRLCITSLESRVSRRGKLFVKGNLPLQTSEASLGDKIDLKCEVLEVRAKNILRIDENMEDTLANVEGAQGQLLKYMNSISSNRWLMIKIFFILIFFLMVFLFFVA, from the exons ATGCCATTTGTTGTTGAGGGAATCGACTTGGATTTACGTATGcgtggttttgagttttttaGCTTGGTATCTTCTTATCCCTTTGATTCTCCGAAACCCATGCATTTGAAAGCAACAGGGAAGATCAAGTTTCAGGGAAAGGTTTTAAAGCCTTTTAGTATTTCTAATGGACAAGAATTTGGTTCCGAGAGAAATAAGCAACAGGTGAATATGACAGATACAGGAAAGACAGATAGTCTCGTAGGAGAGGTTTCAATTTCGGGTCTCAAATTGAATCAGTTGATGTTGGTCCCTCAGTTGGCTGGATCGTTGAGCATTTCACGTGAGTGTATCAAG TTAGATGCCACAGGTAGGCCAGATGAAAGTCTTGTAGTGGAGTTTGTAGGGCCACTGAAGCCTAACAGTGAAACTAACACACAAAGTAGACAATTGTTGTCTTTCTTCCTTCAAAAGGGCCAACTAAAAGCAAACATTTGCTTCCAACCATTTCATTCTGCTAGCTTGGAC ATACGTCAGTTACCACTCGATGAGTTGGAATTAGCTTCGCTCCGTGGAACAATACAAAAG GCAGAAATTCAGCTTAATCTTCAGAAACGAAGAGGTCATGGGCTGCTATCTGTACTTCGGCCAAAGTTTAGCGGTGTACTAGGTGAAGCCCTTGATGTGGCTGCTAGATGGAGTGGGGATGTT ATCACTGTTGAGAAAACCGTCTTGGAGCAAAGCAATAGTCGTTATGAGCTTCAGGGTGAATATGTATTGCCTGGCAGTCGAGATCGCAACCCTGCTGAGAAGGAAAGGGGAGGTTTATTGAAAAGAGCGATGGCTGGGAATCTGGGTAGTGTCATATCTTCTATGGGAAGGTGGAGAATGAGACTGGAAGTTCCTAGAGCTGAGGTTGCTGAGATGCTTCCCCTTGCCAGACTTGTTTCTCGAAGTACAGATCCCGCTGTTCACTCAAGATCAAAG TACCTGTTTGTTCAAAGCTTGCAGTCGGTTGGATTATATACAGAAAGTCTGAAAGAACTGCTTGAG GTTATACGGGGACATTATACCCCATTAAATGAAGTTATTCTGGAAGATGATCTTCCAGGTTTAACTGAGCTCAGAGGTAGCTGGCATGGCTCTCTTGATGCAAGCGGAGGTGGCAATGGGGACACAATG GCAGAATTTGATTTTCATGGGGATGACTGGGAGTGGGGAACCTACAAAACTCAGCGCGTTCTGGCAGTAGGTGCATACAGCAATGATGATGGTTTGCGCCTGGAAAAGATCTTTATTCAGAAAGACAACGCCACAGTCCATGCAGATGGGACTTTGTTAGGGCCGAAAACAAATCTACACTTTGCTGTTTTGAACTTTCCTGTTAGTCTAGTTCCCACTGTGATTCAGGTCATTGAATCTTCTGCTACTGATGATGTTCAATCTCTACGGCAATTTTTAGCACCAATTAGAGGCATACTGCACATGGAAGGCGATCTTAGAGGGAGTCTTGTGAAACCAGAATGTGATGTGCAAGTCAGGCTCCTGGATGGTGCCGTTGGGGGGATTGATCTTGGACGAGCTGAAACTGTTGCTTCCCTCACCTCAACCAGTCGTTTTCTGTTCAATGCAAAATTTGAACCAATCATCCAAACTGGGCATGTACACATTCAGGGAAGCATACCTGTTACTTTTGTTCAGAATAACATGTTAGAGGAAGAAGATTTAGAAAAAGATAAAAGCCGAGCTACTTCCTGGGACCATGGTTGGGTGAAGGAAAGAGGCAGGGGGTCTAGCGATGATGCCAGTGAAAAGAAACTTCCAAGAGAGAGGAATGAAGAAGGCTGGGATACGGGATTAGCTGAAAGCCTTAAAGGTTTAAACTGGAACATATTAGATGTAGGGGAAGTCAGAATAGATGCTGATATAAAAGATGGGGGCATGATGATGTTAACTGCTTTATCTCCTTATGCTAAATGGCTTCAGGGCAATGCCGACATCATGCTTCAG GTCAGAGGCACAGTTGAACAACCAGTGCTGGATGGATATGCATCCTTCCACAGGGCATCTATATCATCACCGGTTCTCTGGAAACCACTTACAAATTTCGGTGGCACAGTTCATGTGAAATCAAATAGGTTATGCATCACTTCATTGGAGAGTAGAGTAAGTAGAAGGGGTAAGCTGTTTGTCAAGGGCAACCTGCCCCTTCAAACAAGTGAAGCATCCCTTGGAGATAAAATTGACTTGAAATGTGAAGTTCTGGAAGTGCGGGCAAAAAATATTTTAAG GATTGATGAGAACATGGAAGACACATTGGCAAATGTAGAGGGTGCACAAGGGCAACTGCTCAAGTATATGAATAGCATATCATCAAATAGGTGGCTGATGATCAAGATATtctttatattaatttttttcctcATGGTTTTCCTATTTTTTGTGGCATAA
- the LOC133736391 gene encoding protein TIC236, chloroplastic-like isoform X2 translates to MPFVVEGIDLDLRMRGFEFFSLVSSYPFDSPKPMHLKATGKIKFQGKVLKPFSISNGQEFGSERNKQQVNMTDTGKTDSLVGEVSISGLKLNQLMLVPQLAGSLSISRECIKIRQLPLDELELASLRGTIQKAEIQLNLQKRRGHGLLSVLRPKFSGVLGEALDVAARWSGDVITVEKTVLEQSNSRYELQGEYVLPGSRDRNPAEKERGGLLKRAMAGNLGSVISSMGRWRMRLEVPRAEVAEMLPLARLVSRSTDPAVHSRSKYLFVQSLQSVGLYTESLKELLEVIRGHYTPLNEVILEDDLPGLTELRGSWHGSLDASGGGNGDTMAEFDFHGDDWEWGTYKTQRVLAVGAYSNDDGLRLEKIFIQKDNATVHADGTLLGPKTNLHFAVLNFPVSLVPTVIQVIESSATDDVQSLRQFLAPIRGILHMEGDLRGSLVKPECDVQVRLLDGAVGGIDLGRAETVASLTSTSRFLFNAKFEPIIQTGHVHIQGSIPVTFVQNNMLEEEDLEKDKSRATSWDHGWVKERGRGSSDDASEKKLPRERNEEGWDTGLAESLKGLNWNILDVGEVRIDADIKDGGMMMLTALSPYAKWLQGNADIMLQVRGTVEQPVLDGYASFHRASISSPVLWKPLTNFGGTVHVKSNRLCITSLESRVSRRGKLFVKGNLPLQTSEASLGDKIDLKCEVLEVRAKNILRIDENMEDTLANVEGAQGQLLKYMNSISSNRWLMIKIFFILIFFLMVFLFFVA, encoded by the exons ATGCCATTTGTTGTTGAGGGAATCGACTTGGATTTACGTATGcgtggttttgagttttttaGCTTGGTATCTTCTTATCCCTTTGATTCTCCGAAACCCATGCATTTGAAAGCAACAGGGAAGATCAAGTTTCAGGGAAAGGTTTTAAAGCCTTTTAGTATTTCTAATGGACAAGAATTTGGTTCCGAGAGAAATAAGCAACAGGTGAATATGACAGATACAGGAAAGACAGATAGTCTCGTAGGAGAGGTTTCAATTTCGGGTCTCAAATTGAATCAGTTGATGTTGGTCCCTCAGTTGGCTGGATCGTTGAGCATTTCACGTGAGTGTATCAAG ATACGTCAGTTACCACTCGATGAGTTGGAATTAGCTTCGCTCCGTGGAACAATACAAAAG GCAGAAATTCAGCTTAATCTTCAGAAACGAAGAGGTCATGGGCTGCTATCTGTACTTCGGCCAAAGTTTAGCGGTGTACTAGGTGAAGCCCTTGATGTGGCTGCTAGATGGAGTGGGGATGTT ATCACTGTTGAGAAAACCGTCTTGGAGCAAAGCAATAGTCGTTATGAGCTTCAGGGTGAATATGTATTGCCTGGCAGTCGAGATCGCAACCCTGCTGAGAAGGAAAGGGGAGGTTTATTGAAAAGAGCGATGGCTGGGAATCTGGGTAGTGTCATATCTTCTATGGGAAGGTGGAGAATGAGACTGGAAGTTCCTAGAGCTGAGGTTGCTGAGATGCTTCCCCTTGCCAGACTTGTTTCTCGAAGTACAGATCCCGCTGTTCACTCAAGATCAAAG TACCTGTTTGTTCAAAGCTTGCAGTCGGTTGGATTATATACAGAAAGTCTGAAAGAACTGCTTGAG GTTATACGGGGACATTATACCCCATTAAATGAAGTTATTCTGGAAGATGATCTTCCAGGTTTAACTGAGCTCAGAGGTAGCTGGCATGGCTCTCTTGATGCAAGCGGAGGTGGCAATGGGGACACAATG GCAGAATTTGATTTTCATGGGGATGACTGGGAGTGGGGAACCTACAAAACTCAGCGCGTTCTGGCAGTAGGTGCATACAGCAATGATGATGGTTTGCGCCTGGAAAAGATCTTTATTCAGAAAGACAACGCCACAGTCCATGCAGATGGGACTTTGTTAGGGCCGAAAACAAATCTACACTTTGCTGTTTTGAACTTTCCTGTTAGTCTAGTTCCCACTGTGATTCAGGTCATTGAATCTTCTGCTACTGATGATGTTCAATCTCTACGGCAATTTTTAGCACCAATTAGAGGCATACTGCACATGGAAGGCGATCTTAGAGGGAGTCTTGTGAAACCAGAATGTGATGTGCAAGTCAGGCTCCTGGATGGTGCCGTTGGGGGGATTGATCTTGGACGAGCTGAAACTGTTGCTTCCCTCACCTCAACCAGTCGTTTTCTGTTCAATGCAAAATTTGAACCAATCATCCAAACTGGGCATGTACACATTCAGGGAAGCATACCTGTTACTTTTGTTCAGAATAACATGTTAGAGGAAGAAGATTTAGAAAAAGATAAAAGCCGAGCTACTTCCTGGGACCATGGTTGGGTGAAGGAAAGAGGCAGGGGGTCTAGCGATGATGCCAGTGAAAAGAAACTTCCAAGAGAGAGGAATGAAGAAGGCTGGGATACGGGATTAGCTGAAAGCCTTAAAGGTTTAAACTGGAACATATTAGATGTAGGGGAAGTCAGAATAGATGCTGATATAAAAGATGGGGGCATGATGATGTTAACTGCTTTATCTCCTTATGCTAAATGGCTTCAGGGCAATGCCGACATCATGCTTCAG GTCAGAGGCACAGTTGAACAACCAGTGCTGGATGGATATGCATCCTTCCACAGGGCATCTATATCATCACCGGTTCTCTGGAAACCACTTACAAATTTCGGTGGCACAGTTCATGTGAAATCAAATAGGTTATGCATCACTTCATTGGAGAGTAGAGTAAGTAGAAGGGGTAAGCTGTTTGTCAAGGGCAACCTGCCCCTTCAAACAAGTGAAGCATCCCTTGGAGATAAAATTGACTTGAAATGTGAAGTTCTGGAAGTGCGGGCAAAAAATATTTTAAG GATTGATGAGAACATGGAAGACACATTGGCAAATGTAGAGGGTGCACAAGGGCAACTGCTCAAGTATATGAATAGCATATCATCAAATAGGTGGCTGATGATCAAGATATtctttatattaatttttttcctcATGGTTTTCCTATTTTTTGTGGCATAA